Below is a window of Spelaeicoccus albus DNA.
TGTCATAGTCGTCGTCCGGCCGTTCGTCGCCACCGTCTGCCGACCGATCGGCTGTCTCGGCGGCGTCGCTCGTCACCCGTTCGACCTTGTCGTCCGTCTGTTCGGCAGGTCGTCCCCACAGCCTGGCCCAAAAGTCTCGGAACCCGGAACGACCCATTTCAGCCCTCCAGATCGTCGGCGACTGCCCGCAACAACGATGCCACTTTCGCCCCGTGTGCCCGGTCGGGGTACTTGCCGCGCCGCAGCTGCTGGCCGGCGTCGTCCAGCAGTTTGATGACGTCTTCAACGATAGTCGCCATGTCATCGGCGGGCTTGCGGGCGGCCTTGACGGCGGACGGCGGCGCGTCGAGGATCCGGGCCGACAACGCTTGCCTGCCCTTGCGACCGTCCACTACCCCGAAGTCGACACGGGTGCCGGGCTTGACCTCGTCCACCCCTGCCGGAAGGGCCGAGGCGTGCAGGAACACCTGCTCACCATCGTCTCCGGTGATGAAGCCGAACCCTTTGGCCGTGTCGAACCATTTGACCTTGCCTGTAGGCACTATTACCCCTTAGAGAATGATTGAAGAAAAGAACTGTCGAAGTGGAGTCAGAGCGTTTTACGGCGTTTGATCGCTGCCAGGATCAACCCGGCGAACGCCACGAACGCGATCGGCAAGCCGATCATCGGTATCCAGGCCAGCCACGGCACGAACGGCTGCCCTCCGGCCAGGGAGGGCGCGATATCGAGTACCAGCGCCACGAAGGACACGGCGGCGACCACGATCATGATCGATTGCAGCGACCGCGAGGCGCGGTGCGGTTCGGGCATGACGTCGGCACCTCCTTCGGCGAGCTCTACGGCAATTTTTTACACGGCCTACGAAAATCGCAGCCATCCGATGGCTGCGTTCTGCACACCAGTATATCCATTGACGCAAAGTCGACGTCGGTCTTCGCTTCGCCGTCGGGATCGGCGGAGACGTAAAGTGGTGAGGATGCCTACCGGACAGCACAGCTTCGTCGAATGGCTCGTGCGCCAAAGCCCTTCCTTCATCGGCGAGATGCTCAGGCGGCGGGCGGATCTGGCGGTGCCGCGGCCGCGCGATCTGACCGGATTAGCGGCCCGCGCCTCCACTCGGACCAGCGTGGCGCGAGCCATCGACAACTTGGATATGCCGCATCTTCAAGTACTGACCGCGGCGGTGGTGCTTGCCGGTCCTCCGTTCGACGCCGCAACGGTATCGGCCGCGTCGGTACGCGACCGTTTCGGTTCCGGGCACGGCACAGCCCCGACGATCAAGGAAATCACCGCGCTGCTGCGCGATTTGAATGCGGCGGGCCTGCTGTGGGGGCCGTCCGGCGACCTGCGCATCATCGGCCCCGCCGCCGACGTTCTCGGTCCGCATCCGGCCGGGCTCGGGCCGTCGTTCACTGCCGCGTTGTCCGGCGCCGATCTCGAGAAGGTGTGCAATGCGCTCGGTGCGGACGACGCGCCGTCCGCCGCACGGGCCCTGTCCGATCCCGATGTCCTCACCGAGATTCTCGCCGGCTTGCCCGGCACCGCCGGCGAGGTCATCGGGAAACTCGACGACGGCAATCCGACCGGCACGCATGAGCAGGACCTGCGGGTCGTCCCGGCCGGCAAGGCCCGCGGTGTGCTGGAACAACTAGTCGCGCGGGGTATTTTGATCGCCACGCCGCCGCAGCGTCTGACGCTCAGCCGAGAGGCCGGCATCGCCTACCGGGGCGGCGCCGTGTTCCGGCGACTCGACTCCTCGCCGCCCCGTCCCGGCGACCCGGAAGACGGCGCTCGGCCCCTGGATCAATCGCTCGTCGACTCCCTGGCGGCCGGTGCCGCTCACGACGTCCTGCGCCTCGTCGACGAGATGCTTGCGGAGTTCGAGGCCCGTGAATTCTCCCGGCTGCGCGCCGGAGGGCTCGGCGTTCGCGACCAACGAAAGCTCGCGCATGCCGTTGACCTGAGCATGTCCGATGCGGCACGTCTGCTCGAGCTCGCCTACGCCGCCGGTCTACTCGGCACGACGGACGAGGAGCGCCCGGTGTGGTTGCCGACGCCGGCAGCCGACGACTGGCGCGCTGCCGAACCCGGCGTCCAGTGGCAACGGCTGGCGACCGCATGGTTCGCGGCGTCCCGTGCCGCACTCTTCATCGGACGGCGGGACGCAAGTGGGTCGACGCCGGTCGCGCTCGGCCCCGGGCTTGACCGGACGGCGCTGCAGATGGCCAAACGCGAGGTCTTCGGCTTGCTTGCGAGATCGTCGGGCATCGACTCGGCCGGTGTCCGGAGCCTGCTGGAATGGCGCCTGCCCCGTGCCGGCGCTGAATTCGCCGAGCTTGCCGCCTCGGTCATGAGCGACGCGTTGTGGCTCGGTCTACTTGGATCGGTACGACCCGGAAGCGGGGTGGCTGCACTGTGCACGGCGGGGCGGGCAATCGTGACGGGGCACGACGATACTGCGGCCGAGCAAATGTCGAGAGCGCTTCCGGCCCGGCTCGACCACGTCATCCTGCAAGCCGATCTGACGGCCGTCGCCCCCGGCCCGCTGGCGCCCGATCTGGCGGACACCCTGGCGAAACTGGCAACTGTCGAGGGGCGCGGCCAAGGAACGGTGTACCGGTTCAGCGACGAATCGGTGAAATCAGCGATGCGCCGCGGGTGGGACGCCGGCCGGATCCTGTCGTTCCTGGACGAACATTCCGAAGGCAGGCTTCCGCAACCGCTGGAATACCTCGTGCACGATGTGGCCCGGCGCTTCGGTCGGCTCCGGCTCGGTGCGGCCCGCAGCTATGTGCGTAGCGAGTCGGCGCACCTGCTGGACGAGCTGATGGCCGCGGCCGAGCATCCGTCGGCGCCGGCCGTGCTCGACGGCCTACGGCGTATCGCCGACACGGTAGTCGTCTCGCCGTCCGACCCCACTATGCTCGCCGACGCCTTGGCCCAGGCGGGGGTCGCAGTCGTCGCGGAGGCGGCCGACGGGCAGGTCCTGGTGCAATCGATAGCCCACCCGCGCGCCGAACAGGCTCCACCCCGCCCGGTTCGCGCGCCGACTATGGAAATGCCGGCCGGCGACGCATCGGAGTTGGCTGCCGAACTGCACGAGGCCGAAAAATCACGGTCGTCGACAAGTTCGGCCAGCACTGCGGAAGAACCGGCGGTGTCCTTTGCGTTACTGAGAGAGGCGATCAACGACAAACGGCGCGTGTGGCTCGGCGTGAGTGATCAGTCCGGGCACATTCGGCACATATTGGCGCAACCGCTGACGCTCGTCGGCGGGCGGCTACACGTC
It encodes the following:
- a CDS encoding cold-shock protein, with amino-acid sequence MPTGKVKWFDTAKGFGFITGDDGEQVFLHASALPAGVDEVKPGTRVDFGVVDGRKGRQALSARILDAPPSAVKAARKPADDMATIVEDVIKLLDDAGQQLRRGKYPDRAHGAKVASLLRAVADDLEG
- a CDS encoding helicase-associated domain-containing protein, producing the protein MPTGQHSFVEWLVRQSPSFIGEMLRRRADLAVPRPRDLTGLAARASTRTSVARAIDNLDMPHLQVLTAAVVLAGPPFDAATVSAASVRDRFGSGHGTAPTIKEITALLRDLNAAGLLWGPSGDLRIIGPAADVLGPHPAGLGPSFTAALSGADLEKVCNALGADDAPSAARALSDPDVLTEILAGLPGTAGEVIGKLDDGNPTGTHEQDLRVVPAGKARGVLEQLVARGILIATPPQRLTLSREAGIAYRGGAVFRRLDSSPPRPGDPEDGARPLDQSLVDSLAAGAAHDVLRLVDEMLAEFEAREFSRLRAGGLGVRDQRKLAHAVDLSMSDAARLLELAYAAGLLGTTDEERPVWLPTPAADDWRAAEPGVQWQRLATAWFAASRAALFIGRRDASGSTPVALGPGLDRTALQMAKREVFGLLARSSGIDSAGVRSLLEWRLPRAGAEFAELAASVMSDALWLGLLGSVRPGSGVAALCTAGRAIVTGHDDTAAEQMSRALPARLDHVILQADLTAVAPGPLAPDLADTLAKLATVEGRGQGTVYRFSDESVKSAMRRGWDAGRILSFLDEHSEGRLPQPLEYLVHDVARRFGRLRLGAARSYVRSESAHLLDELMAAAEHPSAPAVLDGLRRIADTVVVSPSDPTMLADALAQAGVAVVAEAADGQVLVQSIAHPRAEQAPPRPVRAPTMEMPAGDASELAAELHEAEKSRSSTSSASTAEEPAVSFALLREAINDKRRVWLGVSDQSGHIRHILAQPLTLVGGRLHVHDVAQGNDLTIVAHRLTGVSPVTPSTDEGE